TGAGCTTCTAAATGTATGGAGAGTAACCCTTAAACCTGCAGCATGAGGCTGCTGGCTTGGAGGggttttaatttccttttttccttacaCTTGGCTCCACTGGGCAGTAAGCTTGGTCAGAGGTTGGTGCACCTCCAGAGGCGGGGGGCAGCCTGCCTTCAGTGGACCGACCATCCTGATGCTGTTCTGTTAAAGCTCTTGGTGTGCTCCTCGGCCCCTTTGGGCCGAAAGCGGCTCACCTCAAACACGGTGCTGATCTTTGTCATGGGCTTGGCAGCCAGTTCCTTCAGTTTCCGGGCGTCAAAACGTGGCTTGTGTAGAAGGATGGGTAAGCGGCGGGGAAGAAAGAAGCTTTCTTCCTTCTGTGGCTTCTTCTCTTCTGCTTGCTGCTTCTTCTCCTTGCTGAGTGTCACCTGGTATAAAATGGCATCCCACATTCTCATGGCTTTTGATTTAACCAGCATGCAGTCTTGCTTGATGACTGCTTGAGCAGCGTCCTCTTTATTCCCTTCCTCCTGTCCCAGCTTTTCTAGCTTGGACTCTGGGAAGTTGGTTTCTTCTGGCTGCACCATCAAGTGCTTCCTGAGGCGATGCCAGCCACTGGCACCAGTTCCAGGAGGTCTTGGTACTTCTCCTGATGATGGTGCTGCCTCAGCCTTGGGGGGACAGCTGGTGTTGGGTAAGCTGGGAGTCATCTGGGGTTCAGTGACGTGTTCTGCCTCGGTGTCTGTGGAGGTGGACCCAGTACCATCAGCTTGTGCTGGAGTTGCTGTTGCTGGGCGTGCTTGCCTCCAGGGAGTGCTGTATGTTGATGGCTCTAGGATGTCTCCATCTTGCACCGGTAATTCAGGAGCTGTCTTGGATCTGGGTATTTCAGCGTCACTTCCATGGGTTGTAGGCTTATTGGTGTGGGCATCAGAGGTGCTGGGCTTCTCAGTAGGAACAGGCTTGGGAGCTTGATCAGGAGGCTCTGTCTCTGCAGCAGGAATGAGTGGAGGTTTTGGCAAGTGGGGAGCAGCCTTGCTATCTTTAAGTGAGGTGGGTGTCTGCTCTGGAGATGGTTCAGAGCTGCTTGTTTGAGGTGCTGGGGAAGTAGGCCTTTTGTCTTCATGGCTGACAGTTCCTTGGGTCAGGTTTGGTGTGGGAGTCTTAGTCCTGGGTGGCTTGACACTGTGGAAATAAGTGTTCACCTTGGTGACATAGGTAACCTCTGGTGCCCTTTCTTTGCTGGGTGTACTGGAAGGAGGAGGCTGGGGGAAAACAGATACTGAAGGGTCAGATGGAGAGGGAAGGTGGGAGCCCATGCCTTCAGACTGCTGTGGAGTCTCTGGAGCTTCTGGCTTCTGTAGCAGGGGCATGGCTGAGGAGGCTGTGAGCTTGACATGTTCAGCAATGCGCCGCTGCTCGGTGACCTTCAGTGCGAAAGGCTTCCCCTTTCGGAAGGGGGAGGGGGCGCGGTGGCTGACGGGCCTGATGGAGAGGTGGGTTGGCAGGGGGGCACAGAGGGTTGCTGTGGTTTCAGGGGtctctgctgctggggcagcgctctCAGCACACTCTTGGTCAGGGCTGGCTTCGTTCACAGGCGAAAGGCTGGAGCGGAAGGACTTGCCCTGCTCTGAGGTGAGGATGGCGTTCTTCCGGGCTGCCTTCTTCAGCAGCCGCTGCAGCCGCAGGTTGTCCTTCCCAGGctttgggagggtgggagggggagagagggggtGATTGGAAACAGGCTGGGTGGAGGATGATACAGTTATCAGCATTGTCATTTCCTGCAAGAAAAGACCAAGTTTAGAGTTGGTGTGGGCTTAGCCCTGGGCTggattctgaaatatttatacacaagtcctcctcttcctctctgtaAAAGCTATGAGTATGGAGTCAATATTGTGGGAGAAGAGCATCAGTCTTTTTGTTACTCTCCTGAGGTAACCTCAGCCAGTCTTGAGGGTGGGTGTGGCAGGGCAAGAGATGTCCTGGGGGGAAGCTGTATTGCCAAACCTGGAGCCCTTCTGCTCCTGGCATTAGCACAGTGAGAGCTCCTGGGGACCCCAGATGTTCGTGTCTTGGCAAGTCCTAATGGGATTTGGAAGGAAATGTCAAGGGAAACAAAGTGGGTTTGAAATTTTGAAGCTTTGAAACATCTCCAGAGGCAAAAACAGGAATGTTTCATGGCTTTCCaaatttcaattattaaaaaTCTTGATACAATGTTACATACAACAGAACAGCCATAAACTACATGTGTCATTTGAATCAAAGTCAGTGCTGGCCTTGATTCATTTCAGCTGGCATGAAGGCACCCCTGTGAAATACAGGGCTTCTCAGAAGCTCTGTTTATCAGTGAGGAAGTGCTTTGTCACAGCACTGACTCTGGCTGGTCTTCTCTTGCTGCATGAAGCCCAGGAACATTTTCCTCCAAGATAAAACCaagttttctctttcccttgGGAAGCTTTGTCCCTGTCTTGCCTTTATCACTCATTCTTGAATGAAGCAGAAATGGCTTGTGCTCTGTGTCAGGTCTGATCTCCAATGGCAATTGCAGCCCTTTGGCCAAtgctgggctgctcctgcaggggtGCATGGCTGCTTTTCCCGCTCTTTATTGCGAACTCATCACTGCCTCCTTTTTGGTGAGTGCTGCTCAGTGGAGCTCAGTGACTACTGGTCAGGTGAGCAGAAGTGGAGCTAAGGGTTTGTTTTGGGGATGCAAAGATAAAACTAGTCTCAgttctctcctttctcttcctgaGCAAGCTGGGGAGCACCAAACAGCCTCTGACCTGCAATGACTCTTTGGCAGCCCCAGGAAGGAAATCTGACTCTATCCTGGCTCTTGGTCAGCACAGAGTTGCTGAGTTTTGCCATGAAATGAGGCATAAATCACTGAGCCCCTTAATAGCTGGTACTGGATGCAAATGAGCATCCTGAAACAAGGAAGAGGAGGGCAGGGTGGTGTCAGGCTTGCCTGGGGGGCTATTTATTTCATGTGCTGTGTTCTGCTCCTGATGGCTCCCAGCCTGCTCTGGTTAGTGTGGTGTGTAATGCAATACCTACTGTGCAGGAAAACTATCCTGAATAGAGCTCTGCAAAGTGCAGAACAGCTATTTGTGCTTGAGTGCCCAGTGATGGCTTTGGGcttgcagtgctgctgtcagcaCTGGGCTAGGAAGGTGATCCATACCCAGCAAGCAGGTGGCGTGTCTGCCAAAACTGGTTGGGCATGGGGGGAGAAGgatgacttttttttaaggcagcagcaaataaaacactgaagaGGTGGCATGTTGAGCTCAAAAGCTTCAAGGTCAAGCCCTCACCGTGGTGGATGAGCTGCcctccagagcagaggctgTGGTGGGCAGAGTACAGGCAGTGTCTAGCAAGTGGTGCATTCAGTACCAGAGAGACATGGATCTGTTGGGGCAACTCCTGAGGAGGACCATAaaaatgatcagagggatggaacagTTCTATGAGGACAGGCTTGAGAGAGTTAGGgttgttcatcctggagaagagaaggctctggggagacttTGTTGTGGCCTTTTAATATGTAAAGGTGGCTTGTAAGAGAGATGGGGACAGGTGTTTTAGTAGGGCATGTTGCAAGAGGACAAAGGGTAAAGCTTTTAAACTAAGAGGGTAGCTTCACgctagatataaggaagaagtgttgttttggtttttttttttgttttggttttttttttttttttttttttttttttttatgatgagggtggtgaaacactggaacaggtttcccagagaggtggtgcatgccctgtccctggaaacattccaggtcaggctggatgggggtCTGGACAGCCTGATTTAGTTGCAGATGTCCCTGTTCATTGCATGGGTGTTGGattagatgacctttaaaggtccctttcaactgaAGGTCCCATTCAAGCTATTCTATCATTCTATGATTTGCTTTAGCTGTAGGCATGAGAGACCTGCTGTTTTCTGTGAGGGGGCTTGGAGGGGATTTGTGTCAGCTGGGGGTGACAACTGTTGGACATTCCCAGTGTCTTATCAGCTTCATTCCTTAGGCACAAGGCTGTCATTAGGATTTGCTTTGTTCCAGGAGCTACTCTTAGAGGCAAGTCTACACTGTTCCAAAAAAAGGCTGAGAGCCCATTCCTTTGTCATATACCTGCTTTCCTCCCCAGCCTCATGGgtattttaaattcttctgGGTCAGAAATCCAAAATGTCTCAGTTGGAGGGACATGCAGGTATGTTTGTGTGACACTACTCTGGCTCTGTTTGTGTAGGGATTGGTAattgcttttgggttttttttgtgcctttttaaaaatctgctgaAGAGTGAGCAAATACCTGCACCTCCTGGTAGGATTTATTGTGGAATGACTTAATCTGCTCCTGTTTAATGTGGTCCCATGGACAGCCTGTACTACAAGATGAGCTATGATCCAGCAGCACTGGTAAACCAGATTTATAAGGTTGACCTGCTTCAGACTTGTGTAGGGAATACTAAAGAGGCAGGGCAGTGAACTTCCCAGCTACTGATCAGCTCTTGGAGTGTTTTCCTTGTCCTATGGACTGCTGCACTCCAGAAAAATGCAGCTCCCCACATGAATCAGAGAAGGATCTTGCCTGGGATTTGCTGTAAACTGCCAGATGCTACTGAGGAGGGCATGGGGGCTCTCAGAGTGGAAAGTTAGTGTGCACACACCAGGAAAatccctctgctcccaaagTCAGGGGCTGCTTCATGCTGTATAACCTCAAGATTTGTTGTCTCTTACAAATAGTCTGTGCTCTTAAGATCACTCTTGTTGCTATCTCAGCATCCCATCTGACTTGAaacctgctgtgctgtgggtcTTGGAGTCCTTATGGGTGGTGACTTCCATGGCACATGACTGTACTGGAATCTGTGTGCTTGACTAATGGAACAGCGAGTTGCTGAGAGACAGCAAAAGGAAATCAGCTGTTAATTTATTTGTCTTCCCTGTCatgcctggctttgttttgaGTCTCCTTCAGGGCTTTGTGTGTTCAGGAGAAATTCTCATCAAGGAAGTTTTGTCTTCCCCCTTGCCACATaatgaagcaaaaataaagGGGCAGACAAACTTACTTTATTGCCAGTGGAAAGGCTGGAGCTGAaagcctggggacaacaggggAATCACTGCCTGAGGAACTTGTGTGGGTTTGTAATAAGCTAGAAGGAAGTGAACCTTGATGTCAAGAGGCTTTCAGAGGGTTAAatttctctgctgctggttGAGCTCCCATGGGTGGATGGATGCTCATCCACTCTTGGACCCCAACTGTTCTCCTGACTTGGCTCCATTTGCAGTCAGCCCCAAATCAGGAATAGTGGGGAGAGTGTCAGCATGCAGGAGTCATTTATCAAGTGATGGAAAAGTCATTTGTGTGCTGGAGTCCCTTGGCTGCACCAGCTGTCGTGCGTGGAGCAGATGGAGAGCTGCAGgaacccagccctgctgcagatGGTCCCAAACAGAGCTGCGGCTGccgggggctgtggggacactcTCTGCTTTAGAGGCTTTCTTGGGCTTGGGAGGAAGCCTGCAAATCTCTTTTTTGGGGTGGGAGACAGCATGGCAGAAGTGCAGCCATGACCTCTGTGGGGTGTACAGCCCTCAGCAtctcctctgccatgggcatAGACATTCCCTGCATGCTTCACTTATGCCAAAGCCTTATGGGTGGGCTGCTTCACAAGGCTTTGTGAAAATGGGTGGGAGAAACCCACCTGTAATTGCTAGGGAAGATACAGTTTCTGTATATCCCTGGGTGTTGCTCATGAGAGGCCAAATGGTATCCATAACTTTGTGTTTTCTTGTCTTGCAGCTGAGCTTGATCCTGACTCAATGCAACCCTCCATGCCACTATTTCCTCTGCTCCAGAGAAGATAATTGAAGGATGTTTCTCTTCTCCTAACTGCTGTCAATCTGCTTTGGGTACAGCCTGACTCCTCTTGGGGTTTGAGCAATAACCCACACTGCCTACAGATGGATGAAAGGAACTAGATCAGCTGACAAAACTCATACCTGTTTTAACTTTCTATGTGactctttgccttttttcttttttttttttttttttttttaatctgtctcTGCTATGGAGATGAGAGGCTCTGTTCCCTCACCTTAAGTGTTGGAAGAGAGGGatctgctgcactgctgagcaggCAAGGCTTTTGTTATGTGATTAAGAATTTCTTTTTGTGCCCCTTGGTGGATGGGTGGTGGCAGAGAAGGGAACTCAACAGAAATCTGGTGAAGAATTGGTGTTTGAAAGGAGGGCAGTGGGCAGGTCCTGAGTGTAAAAAGACTTGCAAGGAGAGTGTGATGAGAGTGCAAGGACCACTTGTCACTCTGCTGGTGCCAGCTGTGGGTATAGTCTTGCCCTGTTTATGATGCAGCCTCTGTCCCTCTATGTTATCTGCTTTGAGGGACTTCCATCACTAGTCAGTGTACATCAAGTTGCATTTGACTTATTCCTGGTCTTTTTCTTTAGTTCCCAAATCATTCATTAATCCCAG
This window of the Anomalospiza imberbis isolate Cuckoo-Finch-1a 21T00152 chromosome 6, ASM3175350v1, whole genome shotgun sequence genome carries:
- the PRR33 gene encoding proline-rich protein 33, which translates into the protein METNYTSEMTMLITVSSSTQPVSNHPLSPPPTLPKPGKDNLRLQRLLKKAARKNAILTSEQGKSFRSSLSPVNEASPDQECAESAAPAAETPETTATLCAPLPTHLSIRPVSHRAPSPFRKGKPFALKVTEQRRIAEHVKLTASSAMPLLQKPEAPETPQQSEGMGSHLPSPSDPSVSVFPQPPPSSTPSKERAPEVTYVTKVNTYFHSVKPPRTKTPTPNLTQGTVSHEDKRPTSPAPQTSSSEPSPEQTPTSLKDSKAAPHLPKPPLIPAAETEPPDQAPKPVPTEKPSTSDAHTNKPTTHGSDAEIPRSKTAPELPVQDGDILEPSTYSTPWRQARPATATPAQADGTGSTSTDTEAEHVTEPQMTPSLPNTSCPPKAEAAPSSGEVPRPPGTGASGWHRLRKHLMVQPEETNFPESKLEKLGQEEGNKEDAAQAVIKQDCMLVKSKAMRMWDAILYQVTLSKEKKQQAEEKKPQKEESFFLPRRLPILLHKPRFDARKLKELAAKPMTKISTVFEVSRFRPKGAEEHTKSFNRTASGWSVH